The proteins below come from a single Mycobacterium parmense genomic window:
- a CDS encoding C1 family peptidase yields MTALRESAPVKSVEKQQDWSHVRGYGWRPQLPDARDRVYAARLTTPAPAQYDLRPSMPPVYDQGQLGSCTGNAIAAAMEYERDRQGLADFVPSRLFIYYNERALEGTVSSDSGAVIRDGIKVINTDGVCQETLWPYDIGMFTVKPPKRCYVAALTDKAAQYEAVQTLGDLKDAISSNLAVVFGFTVYESFESQAVAQTGVVPLPDPATESAVGGHAVLAVGYSDPKGQVIVRNSWGPSWGDHGYFYLPYQYLTGSTSSSAGSPINGAYLASDFWAIELVAS; encoded by the coding sequence ATGACCGCTCTGCGAGAATCGGCGCCCGTTAAAAGCGTTGAGAAGCAGCAAGATTGGAGCCATGTACGCGGCTACGGTTGGCGACCCCAGTTGCCCGACGCCCGGGACCGGGTGTACGCCGCCAGGCTCACGACCCCCGCGCCGGCGCAATACGATCTGCGCCCGTCGATGCCGCCGGTCTACGACCAGGGCCAGCTCGGGTCCTGCACGGGTAACGCGATCGCCGCGGCGATGGAGTACGAGCGGGATCGCCAGGGCCTGGCGGACTTCGTCCCGTCGCGGCTGTTCATCTACTACAACGAGCGCGCGCTCGAGGGCACGGTGTCCAGCGACTCCGGCGCCGTCATCCGCGACGGCATCAAAGTGATCAACACCGACGGCGTGTGCCAAGAGACGCTGTGGCCCTATGACATCGGGATGTTCACGGTGAAGCCGCCGAAGCGCTGCTACGTCGCCGCGCTGACCGACAAGGCGGCACAGTACGAGGCGGTCCAGACGCTGGGGGACCTCAAGGACGCCATCTCGTCGAATCTGGCAGTGGTTTTCGGTTTCACGGTGTACGAGAGCTTCGAATCGCAGGCCGTCGCCCAGACGGGCGTCGTGCCGTTGCCCGACCCGGCCACGGAGTCGGCCGTGGGCGGCCACGCCGTCCTGGCCGTCGGCTATTCGGATCCGAAGGGCCAGGTGATCGTGCGCAACTCCTGGGGCCCGTCGTGGGGTGACCACGGCTACTTCTACCTGCCGTACCAGTACCTCACCGGGTCGACGTCCAGCTCCGCGGGCTCACCCATCAACGGGGCCTACCTGGCCAGCGACTTCTGGGCGATCGAGCTCGTCGCCTCCTGA
- a CDS encoding G1 family glutamic endopeptidase, with product MAVIKLGKDVKITTFSPSPELDPLTSPAKRLAQAGLPPRPTDPHLLARYERFFTKTKNKFTYVEPTFRIDPTKTTHTHKGAHANAAQNGGGTETYDNWSGGVVYAPSGQSFKWIEGDWVVPNVYPSVQNEWQYCATWVGIDGDGSGDVCQAGMICAAYQSGSSITRTVYPWHEWYPSSWVEITNLAVSPGDFVSVLICTAQGAGSTTATIYFGNHTSGVSTSYQITAPTGTALTGNSAEWVVETPVVGGALTNMPDYGEVFFSVCEAALTNGSLVNGGTGNNINLVQNGKTLSTGTLITPTIVECQYAGSAP from the coding sequence ATGGCAGTCATCAAGCTGGGCAAGGACGTCAAGATCACGACCTTCAGCCCTTCACCCGAACTCGACCCCCTCACCTCGCCGGCGAAACGGCTTGCGCAGGCAGGCTTGCCGCCCCGCCCGACCGACCCGCACCTGCTGGCCCGCTACGAGCGGTTCTTCACCAAGACGAAGAACAAGTTCACCTACGTCGAGCCGACGTTTCGCATCGACCCGACGAAAACCACACACACGCACAAGGGCGCGCACGCCAATGCCGCCCAGAACGGCGGCGGCACCGAGACCTACGACAACTGGTCGGGCGGCGTGGTGTACGCGCCCAGCGGGCAGTCGTTCAAATGGATCGAGGGCGACTGGGTGGTGCCGAACGTGTACCCGTCGGTACAGAACGAATGGCAGTACTGCGCAACCTGGGTCGGCATCGACGGTGACGGCTCCGGTGATGTCTGCCAGGCCGGCATGATCTGCGCGGCCTACCAGAGCGGCAGTTCCATCACGCGCACCGTCTATCCCTGGCACGAGTGGTACCCGTCGAGCTGGGTGGAGATCACCAACCTGGCGGTCAGCCCCGGCGACTTCGTCTCGGTCCTGATCTGCACCGCCCAGGGCGCCGGATCCACAACAGCGACAATCTATTTCGGCAATCACACCAGCGGCGTATCGACCTCCTATCAGATCACGGCGCCCACGGGAACCGCCCTGACGGGAAACAGCGCCGAGTGGGTGGTCGAGACACCCGTCGTCGGCGGTGCGCTGACCAACATGCCGGACTACGGCGAGGTCTTCTTCTCGGTCTGCGAAGCGGCACTGACCAACGGCTCGCTGGTCAACGGCGGCACGGGCAACAACATCAACCTGGTCCAGAACGGCAAGACGCTGTCCACCGGGACGCTGATCACGCCCACGATCGTCGAGTGCCAGTACGCCGGATCGGCACCGTAA
- a CDS encoding DEDDh family exonuclease — protein MSAVSWGRPAGEPGGGWAVIDVETSGFRPGQARIISLAVLGLDSGGRVEQSVVSLLNPGVDPGPTHVHGLTAAMLEDQPQFAEIVGDVVEVLRGRTLVAHNVAFDYSFLAAEAELAGAELPVDAVMCTVELARRLDLGTENLRLETLAAHWGVRQERPHDAFDDALVLTGVLAAALARAREREVWLPVHPVTRRRWPNGRVTHEELRPLKVLAARMPCPYLNPGRYVLGRPLVQGMRVALAAEVRRTHEELVERILHAGLAYSDAVDRETSLVVCNDPAAEQGKGYLARQLGVPVVPDAQFMESVRGVIGGPTMEEFVDATAADDQLALF, from the coding sequence ATGAGCGCGGTTTCCTGGGGTCGGCCGGCGGGCGAGCCGGGCGGGGGCTGGGCCGTCATCGACGTCGAGACATCGGGCTTCCGGCCGGGCCAGGCGCGGATCATCAGCCTCGCGGTGCTCGGCCTCGACTCCGGCGGCCGCGTCGAGCAATCCGTCGTCAGCCTGCTCAATCCCGGCGTCGACCCCGGTCCCACTCATGTGCACGGCCTGACCGCGGCCATGCTCGAGGACCAGCCGCAGTTCGCCGAGATCGTCGGCGACGTCGTCGAGGTGTTGCGCGGCCGCACGCTGGTGGCGCACAACGTCGCGTTCGACTACTCGTTCCTGGCCGCGGAGGCCGAGCTCGCCGGCGCCGAACTCCCGGTCGACGCGGTCATGTGCACGGTGGAGCTGGCCCGCCGGCTGGACCTGGGCACCGAAAACCTGCGCCTGGAAACTCTGGCGGCGCACTGGGGCGTGCGGCAGGAGCGGCCGCACGACGCGTTCGACGACGCGCTGGTGCTGACGGGTGTGCTGGCGGCGGCGCTTGCGCGGGCACGCGAACGCGAGGTCTGGCTGCCGGTACATCCGGTGACGCGGCGCCGCTGGCCGAACGGCCGGGTGACCCATGAAGAGCTGCGTCCGCTGAAGGTGCTCGCGGCGCGGATGCCGTGCCCGTATCTCAACCCCGGCCGCTACGTGCTGGGCAGGCCGCTGGTGCAGGGTATGCGGGTGGCCCTGGCGGCCGAGGTGAGACGCACCCACGAGGAGCTCGTCGAGCGCATTTTGCACGCGGGCCTGGCCTACAGCGATGCCGTCGACCGGGAGACCTCGCTGGTGGTCTGCAACGATCCCGCCGCCGAACAGGGCAAGGGCTACCTGGCGCGGCAGCTGGGCGTGCCGGTGGTCCCCGACGCGCAGTTCATGGAATCGGTGCGCGGCGTCATCGGCGGGCCCACCATGGAGGAGTTCGTCGACGCGACGGCGGCCGACGACCAGCTGGCTCTGTTCTAG
- a CDS encoding Mur ligase family protein produces MITTRARLALAAGAGARWASRVTGRGAGAMIGGLVAMTLDRSVLRQLAAGRRTVVVTGTNGKSTTTRMTAAALGTLGAVATNAEGANMDAGLVAALAADRGAALAALEVDEMHVPHVMDAVNAAVVIMLNLSRDQLDRVGEINVIERTLRAGLLRHPGAVVVANCDDVLMTSAAYDSANVVWVAAGGSWANDSVSCPRSGEVIVRERGHWYSTGADFKRPSPQWWFDDDTLYGPDGLALPMRLALPGAVNRGNAAQAVAAAVALGADPAKAVTAVCQVDEVAGRYRTVRLGAHEARVLLAKNPAGWQEALSMVDKGAPGVVIAVNGQVPDGEDLSWLWDVRFEHLEETRVVAAGERGTDLAVRLGYAGVEHTLVHDTMSAIASCPPGRVEVIANYTAFLQLQRALARHG; encoded by the coding sequence GTGATCACCACTCGCGCCCGCCTGGCGCTGGCCGCCGGAGCGGGCGCGCGCTGGGCGTCGCGCGTGACCGGCCGCGGCGCCGGGGCGATGATCGGCGGCCTGGTGGCAATGACGCTGGACCGCTCGGTGCTGCGCCAGCTCGCGGCGGGGCGGCGCACCGTCGTCGTCACCGGAACCAACGGCAAGTCGACCACCACGCGCATGACGGCGGCCGCCCTGGGCACGCTCGGCGCCGTCGCCACCAACGCCGAGGGCGCCAACATGGATGCCGGCCTCGTCGCCGCGCTGGCCGCCGACCGCGGTGCCGCGCTGGCGGCGCTGGAGGTCGACGAGATGCACGTCCCGCACGTCATGGACGCCGTGAACGCCGCGGTCGTCATCATGCTCAACCTGTCGCGCGACCAGCTCGACCGAGTCGGGGAGATCAACGTCATCGAACGCACGCTGCGCGCCGGCCTGCTGCGGCACCCGGGGGCGGTGGTCGTCGCCAACTGCGACGACGTGCTGATGACCTCGGCCGCCTACGACAGCGCCAACGTGGTGTGGGTGGCCGCGGGCGGCTCCTGGGCGAACGACTCGGTGAGCTGCCCGCGCAGCGGCGAGGTGATCGTCCGCGAGCGGGGGCACTGGTATTCCACCGGCGCCGACTTCAAGCGCCCCAGCCCGCAATGGTGGTTCGACGACGACACGCTCTACGGCCCCGACGGCCTGGCGCTGCCGATGCGGCTGGCGCTGCCGGGAGCGGTCAACCGGGGCAATGCCGCGCAGGCGGTGGCCGCCGCCGTAGCGCTGGGCGCCGACCCCGCGAAGGCGGTGACGGCGGTCTGCCAGGTCGACGAAGTCGCCGGACGCTACCGGACCGTCCGGCTCGGCGCGCACGAGGCCCGGGTCCTGCTGGCCAAGAATCCGGCCGGCTGGCAGGAGGCGCTGTCGATGGTGGACAAGGGCGCCCCCGGGGTGGTCATCGCGGTCAACGGGCAGGTGCCCGACGGCGAGGACCTGTCGTGGCTGTGGGACGTGCGCTTCGAGCATCTCGAGGAGACCCGGGTCGTCGCCGCCGGCGAGCGCGGCACCGACCTGGCCGTCCGCCTCGGCTACGCGGGCGTCGAGCACACCCTGGTGCACGACACCATGTCCGCCATCGCGTCCTGCCCACCCGGGCGGGTGGAGGTGATCGCCAACTACACGGCCTTCCTCCAATTACAGCGAGCGCTGGCCCGCCATGGCTGA
- the leuA gene encoding 2-isopropylmalate synthase, whose protein sequence is MTSHPDAYSSTRTIVHPAGPPAPGQPAWNPQRGSSMPVNRYRPFAEEVEPVRLPDRTWPDRVITRAPLWCAVDLRDGNQALIDPMSPARKRRMFDLLVRMGYKEIEVGFPSASQTDYDFVREIVTDGAIPDDVTIQVLTQCRPELIERTFEACAGAPRAIVHFYNSTSILQRRVVFRADRAAVQAIATDGARKCVEEAAKHPGTQWRFEYSPESYTGTELEYAKQVCDAVGEIIAPTPDNPIIFNLPATVEMATPNVYADSIEWMSRNLANRESVILSLHPHNDRGTAVAAAELGYQAGADRIEGCLFGNGERTGNVCLVTLGLNLFSRGVDPQIDFSNIDEIRRTVEYCNQLPVHERHPYGGDLVYTAFSGSHQDAINKGLDAMKVAADEADADVDDMLWQVPYLPIDPKDVGRTYEAVIRVNSQSGKGGVAYIMKADHGLALPRRLQIEFSRVIQEIAEGTAGEGGEVSPKEMWEAFSEEYLSPIWPLERIKQRVDASEEDGGTTTIAATVKINGVETEISGVGNGPLAAFVDALATVGFEVSVLDYSEHAMSAGEEAQAAAYVEASINGQTVWGVGTAPSLTTASLRAVVSAVNRASR, encoded by the coding sequence GTGACTTCTCACCCAGACGCCTACAGCTCGACACGAACCATCGTCCATCCGGCCGGTCCGCCGGCGCCCGGACAACCTGCGTGGAACCCTCAGCGCGGCTCGTCCATGCCGGTCAACCGGTACCGGCCCTTCGCCGAGGAAGTCGAGCCCGTCCGGCTGCCCGACCGCACCTGGCCCGACCGGGTCATCACGCGCGCACCCCTGTGGTGTGCGGTGGACCTTCGCGACGGCAACCAGGCGCTGATCGACCCGATGAGCCCGGCCCGCAAGCGCCGCATGTTCGACCTGCTGGTGCGCATGGGATACAAGGAGATCGAGGTCGGCTTTCCGTCGGCCAGCCAGACCGACTACGACTTCGTGCGCGAGATCGTCACCGACGGCGCCATCCCCGACGACGTCACCATCCAGGTCCTCACCCAGTGCCGGCCCGAGCTGATCGAGCGCACCTTCGAGGCGTGCGCGGGCGCACCGCGGGCCATCGTCCACTTCTACAACTCGACGTCGATCCTGCAGCGCCGTGTGGTCTTCCGCGCCGACCGGGCCGCGGTGCAGGCCATCGCCACCGACGGTGCCCGCAAGTGCGTCGAGGAGGCGGCCAAACACCCGGGCACGCAGTGGCGGTTCGAGTACTCGCCGGAGTCCTACACCGGGACCGAACTCGAGTACGCCAAGCAGGTGTGCGACGCCGTCGGCGAGATCATCGCGCCGACGCCGGACAACCCGATCATCTTCAACCTGCCGGCGACCGTGGAGATGGCCACGCCAAACGTTTATGCCGACTCGATCGAGTGGATGAGCCGCAACCTGGCCAACCGTGAATCGGTCATCCTGAGCCTGCATCCGCACAACGACCGCGGAACCGCCGTCGCCGCGGCGGAACTGGGCTATCAGGCGGGTGCCGACCGGATCGAGGGCTGCCTGTTCGGCAACGGCGAGCGCACCGGCAACGTGTGCCTGGTGACGCTGGGCCTCAACCTGTTCTCCCGTGGCGTGGACCCGCAGATCGACTTCTCCAACATCGACGAGATCCGCCGCACGGTGGAGTACTGCAACCAGCTGCCGGTGCACGAGCGTCACCCCTACGGCGGCGACCTGGTGTACACCGCGTTCTCCGGCAGCCACCAGGACGCCATCAACAAGGGCCTCGACGCGATGAAGGTCGCCGCCGACGAGGCCGACGCCGACGTCGACGACATGCTCTGGCAGGTGCCGTACCTGCCGATCGACCCCAAGGACGTCGGGCGCACCTACGAGGCGGTGATCCGGGTCAACTCGCAGTCCGGCAAGGGCGGCGTGGCCTACATCATGAAGGCCGATCACGGCCTGGCCCTGCCACGGCGGTTGCAGATCGAGTTCTCGCGCGTGATCCAAGAGATCGCGGAGGGTACGGCAGGCGAGGGCGGCGAGGTCTCGCCGAAGGAGATGTGGGAGGCGTTCTCCGAGGAATACCTGTCCCCCATCTGGCCGCTGGAGCGCATCAAGCAGCGCGTCGACGCCTCGGAGGAGGACGGCGGCACCACCACCATCGCCGCGACCGTCAAGATCAACGGCGTCGAGACCGAGATCAGCGGTGTCGGCAACGGCCCGCTGGCCGCGTTCGTCGACGCGCTGGCGACGGTCGGCTTCGAGGTGTCCGTCCTGGACTACTCGGAACACGCCATGAGCGCCGGCGAGGAGGCGCAGGCGGCGGCGTATGTCGAGGCGTCCATCAACGGCCAGACGGTGTGGGGCGTCGGCACCGCGCCGTCGCTCACCACCGCGTCGTTGCGCGCCGTCGTGTCGGCCGTGAACCGGGCGTCTCGCTAG